A genome region from Eremothecium cymbalariae DBVPG#7215 chromosome 4, complete sequence includes the following:
- the SQT1 gene encoding Sqt1p (similar to Ashbya gossypii AGR242C) — MEHNLPNSEDLEEVPNEEFISANEIEQEVVGVDSMEDEDNILEVDMSNNSRTYFDKHEDSVFVVGHHPRLPLVVSGGGDNVAYLWTSHSEPPKEAGCIKHSESVIGVGFTVDGEYLVTADMNGKVLVHRSSKGGQKWVLFEELQEVDEIVWLKVHPWKKGYFAFGSIDGSVWCYQIDEESKSLVHLMSGYLHSQECTMGEFLDVGDEEDDSLVLVTCSLDSTIVGWNCHTGQSMFKISSSELKGFEAGWVNLSCAPSHMNQGTPIAACGSNNGIMVVFNAITGAMLNLTTVVELKEDQEELDASIESISWSSKTNWMAIGLVSGDILMYDTKTWRLRHKFVLEDSVTKLQFEESTGHNIFASCINGKVYQFDARTGQEVYVCVGHNMGVLDFVLIEQGKKLITAGDEGVSLVFQLPGI; from the coding sequence ATGGAACATAATTTGCCTAACAGTGAGGATTTGGAAGAGGTTCCTAACGAGGAATTTATCTCTGCGAATGAGATTGAACAGGAGGTTGTTGGGGTAGATAGCATggaggatgaagataatattttggaagtGGATATGTCTAATAATTCTAGGACATATTTTGATAAGCATGAGGATTCAGTGTTTGTAGTTGGGCACCATCCTCGGCTGCCATTGGTTGTTAGTGGTGGTGGAGATAATGTTGCTTATCTGTGGACTTCACATAGCGAGCCTCCTAAGGAGGCAGGGTGTATTAAACACAGCGAGTCCGTGATTGGGGTGGGGTTTACTGTGGATGGTGAATATTTAGTGACAGCGGATATGAATGGGAAGGTTTTAGTACATAGATCTAGTAAAGGAGGGCAAAAGTGGGTTCTTTTTGAGGAACTACAAGAGGTTGATGAGATTGTGTGGTTGAAAGTACATCCTTGGAAGAAGGGCTACTTTGCCTTTGGATCTATTGATGGGTCAGTGTGGTGTTATCAGATCGATGAGGAAAGTAAATCTTTGGTGCATTTGATGAGTGGGTATTTACACTCTCAAGAATGTACGATGGGGgaatttttggatgttgGTGATGAAGAGGACGACAGCTTAGTTCTAGTTACATGTTCTTTAGACAGTACTATTGTTGGTTGGAATTGTCATACTGGTCAATCGATGTTTAAGATTTCTTCGTCGGAACTCAAGGGTTTTGAGGCTGGATGGGTGAATCTTTCATGTGCGCCATCTCATATGAACCAAGGAACACCTATTGCTGCCTGCGGGTCTAACAATGGTATTATGGTGGTGTTCAACGCGATAACTGGTGCTATGTTGAATCTAACAACTGTAGTAGAGTTGAAGGAGGACCAAGAGGAATTAGATGCTTCCATAGAATCTATTTCCTGGTCTTCAAAAACGAATTGGATGGCTATTGGGTTGGTTTCAGGTGATATCTTGATGTATGATACCAAGACTTGGAGGCTGAGACATAAGTTTGTTCTTGAGGATTCTGTGACAAAATTGCAGTTTGAAGAATCTACAGGTCATAACATCTTTGCTTCATGTATAAATGGCAAGGTTTACCAATTTGACGCCAGAACTGGTCAGGAGGTCTATGTATGCGTCGGACACAATATGGGTGTTCTCgattttgttttgatcGAACAAGGTAAGAAGTTGAT
- the STS1 gene encoding Sts1p (similar to Ashbya gossypii AGR243W) yields the protein MNHSVGFDWGFKTKDGEHNGGSCSGGLGASAITTPNNQHTGSHFVHTNYRVGKAKLKRRLTAEDGFGNGVGGGNNAHVGGVSGGSCQGYRRVSKRKAVHYNLIQGQPLPIPRAIEMMDKETLESMLLRLINLHPEIQDSLASIHPLSHDMDKYTALLEKKMGAVYDHIPYSKYGHTLNDYAFVRMKPSLLEFLNCLIDCLLDSIPPRSTNLLQSFKFAKYVTGLLAQLPQFATESNNYYKNICYEQVSEIWNTLIKHASSGINFLSTKPSLLHYLHELKQFNEQSKGKFEAPLQLFFSIMDDGCTPTTTAAAAAAAAADSGSAADELGNGKKNIEQFGIWNNVA from the coding sequence ATGAACCATTCAGTTGGGTTTGATTGGGGTTTTAAAACTAAAGATGGAGAGCATAATGGTGGTAGTTGCAGCGGCGGATTGGGAGCTTCTGCCATAACGACCCCCAACAACCAGCATACAGGTAGTCATTTTGTACATACGAACTATAGGGTTGGTAAGGCTAAGTTAAAGAGGCGTTTGACAGCGGAAGATGGGTTCGGTAATGGAGTTGGAGGGGGTAATAATGCTCATGTAGGCGGGGTTAGTGGGGGGTCATGTCAAGGTTATCGCAGGGTGTCGAAGCGGAAAGCTGTTCATTACAACCTGATTCAGGGGCAACCGCTTCCTATTCCTAGGGCGATAGAGATGATGGATAAAGAGACGTTGGAGTCTATGTTACTACGGCTTATTAATCTACACCCTGAGATACAGGATTCGTTGGCGTCTATTCATCCGCTGTCACATGATATGGACAAGTATACAGCTTTGTTGGAGAAAAAGATGGGAGCGGTATATGATCACATTCCGTATTCTAAATATGGCCATACTTTGAATGACTATGCATTTGTCAGAATGAAGCCTTCGCTTTtagagtttttgaattgtttGATAGATTGTCTTTTAGATTCTATCCCACCAAGATCCACAAATTTGCTACaatcttttaaatttgCTAAATACGTTACAGGGCTTTTGGCGCAGTTGCCTCAGTTTGCAACAGAATCTAATAACTACTATAAGAACATCTGTTATGAACAAGTTTCAGAGATTTGGAACACGTTGATTAAGCATGCTTCCTCTGGTATCAACTTTTTGTCGACGAAGCCAAGTCTTTTGCATTACTTACACGAATTAAAACAGTTTAACGAACAATCTAAGGGTAAGTTCGAAGCACCGTTGCAATTGTTTTTCTCAATAATGGATGATGGCTGCactccaacaacaactgctgctgctgccgccgccgccgccgccgaTTCAGGATCTGCAGCTGATGAACTCGGGAACGGTAAAAAGAATATCGAACAATTCGGTATTTGGAATAACGTTGCTTGA
- the RCF3 gene encoding Rcf3p (similar to Ashbya gossypii AGR244W 1-intron), which translates to MGQVQPIHYAPGTVRQLTKEIAIAICVGALKGAVIGISSAFLLRTFSPVYRNVRTQVKVFYHCSWISMGAVFQADKQLIKFQETYHAQEALRRERILEEAADRGIFLEDDSIMPSKPSSE; encoded by the exons ATGGGACAGGTGCAACCAATACATTATGCTCCAGGTACCGTTAGGCAACTGACTAAAGAA ATTGCTATTGCCATATGTGTGGGAGCTTTGAAAGGTGCTGTTATAGGCATTTCTTCTGCCTTCCTATTACGAACATTCTCGCCGGTATATCGTAATGTGAGAACTCAGGTGAAGGTGTTTTATCACTGCTCATGGATATCCATGGGTGCAGTTTTCCAAGCGGATAAACAGTTGATTAAGTTCCAAGAGACGTATCATGCCCAGGAAGCTTTGAGGAGAGAAAGGATATTAGAGGAAGCTGCAGATCGAGGTATctttttagaagatgatTCAATAATGCCGTCGAAACCTTCTTCTGAGTGA
- the MTC4 gene encoding Mtc4p (similar to Ashbya gossypii AGR245C), whose amino-acid sequence MNPISGLDNKDIELNHHKKDLYNATKLLLDIKSGFMRDMNVNIDQPLSREPVGYGNATFPRPPERVFNCSRKTREKAEATRVYLELFYVFIDKSIRTTMEEKLKEDFEGFEGVYNPLQTIRNRKLRKKYKRLEQKYVSLSKRPVIAVVDFSHRHKHFPWFVDIQEKSRDSTWRASHWHELRKPDGSYWFKSKNLGSQRRDSQQSHNDSVSGVDSDEQNNGSINNNHSETAMVPTIPKIGLTTDTEENEQGIQQALNKSHLGDQGCSLEKIDAECNGTDYLQVITANLTPDVTLSDYLHPRSGRRLKNALFSRLSKSPAKSNRSSVESQLMVVDDDLTRLRTQYKTPIDEQRSYSTSSVFGQVKIASLKKKLESLSEEPNLSPQAQSSAMQDPNSTLILHMKQSKYLKCTYDLIKQKDYNFKEREESMLNNSETIQRLCTKISECLPKSQISLQEYDESLDKALEVCRTWESLFLNEYSVRVDTLVSNSDRILSEINTTLTLRVKELQEDMDRSSIIRNIHGTTIPKFLYKLLECAIVSVLWIIWFFFFTMKTIRSIVVIVFKGLRWLLLF is encoded by the coding sequence GGCTAGAtaataaagatattgaactGAACCATCATAAAAAGGACTTGTATAATGCTACGAAATTGTTGCTGGATATTAAAAGTGGGTTTATGAGGGATATGAACGTCAATATTGATCAACCCCTTTCCAGGGAACCGGTTGGTTATGGAAATGCAACGTTTCCTCGACCCCCAGAAAGAGTGTTCAATTGTAGCAGGAAGACCAGGGAAAAGGCTGAAGCGACTAGAGTGTATTTAGAACTGTTTTATGTGTTTATAGATAAATCCATTAGGACTACGATGgaggagaagttgaaagaagACTTCGAGGGTTTTGAGGGTGTGTACAATCCATTGCAGACAATTAGGAACAGGAAGTTAAGGAAAAAGTATAAGCGTCTGGAGCAGAAGTATGTCAGTTTATCAAAAAGACCAGTTATAGCGGTAGTAGATTTTAGTCATCGGCATAAGCACTTTCCGTGGTTTGTGGATATACAAGAGAAATCAAGAGATAGCACATGGCGAGCGAGCCATTGGCATGAGTTGAGAAAGCCTGATGGTAGTTATTGGTTTAAAAGCAAGAATCTTGGTTCTCAACGTCGCGATAGTCAACAGAGCCATAATGATAGTGTGAGCGGGGTTGATTCTGATGAGCAGAATAATGGcagcatcaacaacaaccatAGCGAGACTGCGATGGTACCAACTATTCCTAAAATTGGTCTTACCACGGATactgaagaaaatgaacaAGGCATACAGCAAGCTTTGAACAAAAGTCATTTGGGGGATCAGGGTTGTTCCTTGGAAAAAATCGATGCAGAATGCAATGGGACTGATTACTTGCAGGTAATTACAGCCAATTTAACACCAGATGTAACGTTGAGTGATTATTTACACCCAAGGTCTGGAAGACGCTTAAAAAACGCTCTCTTTTCGAGATTATCAAAATCTCCTGCGAAATCCAATAGGTCATCGGTAGAATCGCAGCTCATGGTTGTGGATGATGACCTGACACGTCTAAGGACCCAATATAAAACGCCAATTGATGAACAAAGAAGTTACAGCACTAGTAGTGTATTTGGACAGGTAAAGATTGCAagtttaaagaaaaaactaGAGAGTTTGAGCGAGGAACCAAATTTAAGTCCGCAGGCACAAAGCTCTGCGATGCAGGATCCCAACTCAACCTTAATATTACATATGAAGCAATCGAAGTATTTAAAATGCACTTATGATTTAATCAAGCAGAAGGATTACAATTTCAAGGAACGCGAGGAGTCAATGCTTAATAACTCAGAAACAATCCAACGTTTATGTACTAAGATATCCGAATGTCTACCCAAGAGTCAAATTTCGTTGCAAGAGTATGATGAGAGCTTAGATAAGGCACTTGAGGTGTGTCGTACTTGGGAAAGTTTATTCTTGAACGAATACTCTGTTAGAGTAGATACATTGGTTTCGAATAGTGACAGAATTCTGTCTGAAATTAACACAACGCTGACTCTCAGGGTAAAGGAGTTACAAGAAGATATGGATCGGTCAAGCATTATACGAAATATCCATGGAACAACAATACCAAAGTTTCTCTACAAACTCTTAGAGTGTGCTATTGTTTCAGTTCTCTGGATAATTtggtttttcttcttcacaATGAAGACGATTCGGTCCATTGTTGTTATAGTCTTTAAGGGTTTGAGGTGGCTGCTTCTATTTTAA